A genomic segment from Rhizoctonia solani chromosome 11, complete sequence encodes:
- a CDS encoding Transposase family Tnp2 protein yields the protein MFENILPTLIGLWTRRGQWSTFGSNNKDYQLLDEVWTAVGVACADSGDTIPAAFGCCIPNLDTKPQETTLESMLLFATLIGPALLHCRFVRPRYYHHFVWLVKLIKLCIGLDVRRVDVDEIRQGFAQWVQDYKSQIKHLYGLAEELDLKMRQENIATGTRYNAYKDLVFVKPRRERPIQGPLIRKVAEFISTQIPVSAAFIQNKLFNCPFVAWGKMQRITRNEAGNVTGGDLIQGDHIVANNCKLRDALHVMYWSVNSHWQWVRGPAVVLDEETFGYSCAEQFLVIDAAFLRHVTKCAGVFYPHLDDLVLAVVSPIPYLCHIASSGITQYSLRGGRYVSPEILDASKIDCLVGRVQLPLGALYIVQRDTAVGQLDMLDEVVNPN from the exons ATGTTTGAGAACATTCTCCCAACACTCATAGGGCTCTGGACTAGGCGTGGTCAATGGTCAACATTTGGATCCAACAACAAGGACTACCAACTACTGGATGAGGTCTGGACTGCGGTTGGTGTTGCATGCGCTGATAGTGGTGACACAATTCCAGCAGCGTTTGGTTGTTGCATACCAAACCTTGACACCAAACCACAAGAGACCACATTGGAGAGCATGTTGCTCTTTGCAACGCTCATTGGTCCTGCTCTCCTCCATTGCCGCTTTGTGCGCCCCCGCTACTACCACCACTTTGTTTGGCTGGTCAAGCTGATCAAGCTGTGCATTGGACTTGATGTCAGGCGTGTTGATGTAGATGAGATCCGGCAAGGGTTTGCGCAGTGGGTGCAGGACTACAAGAG TCAGATCAAGCACTTGTATGGCCTTGCAGAGGAGCTGGATCTCAAGATGCGTCAAGAGAACATTGCAACAGGTACACGCTACAACGCGTACAAAGATCTTGTCTTTGTGAAGCCTAGGCGTGAGCGCCCTATTCAGGGTCCCTTGATCCGCAAGGTTGCTGAGTTCATTTCTACTCAAATCCCTGTCAGTGCCGCTTTCATCCAGAACAAGCTATTCAACTGCCCATTTGTTGCCTGGGGCAAGATGCAGCGGATCACTAGGAATGAGGCAGGCAATGTCACTGGCGGGGATCTCATTCAGGGGGACCATATTGTGGCTAACAACTGCAAGTTGCGTGATGCCTTGCACGTCATG TACTGGTCAGTTAACTCACACTGGCAATGGGTTAGAGGTCCAGCTGTGGTTCTTGACGAGGAGACATTTGGCTACAGTTGTGCTGAACAATTCCTTGTGATTGACGCAGCTTTCCTGCGGCACGTTACCAAGTGTGCTGGTGTGTTTTATCCACATCTAGATGACCTTGTGCTTGCCGTTGTATCCCCAATTCCCTATCTCTGCCACATTGCCTCATCTGGAATTACCCAGTACAGCCTAAGGGGTGGCAGATATGTCTCACCTGAGATCCTTGATGCGTCAAAGATTGATTGCTTGGTTGGGCGTGTGCAATTGCCACTTGGTGCGTTGTACATCGTCCAACGTGACACAGCAGTTGGGCAGCTTGACATGTTGGATGAGGTTGTTAATCCCAATTAA